GATCAGCTCCGGGTCGTCCAGGACCGGGTGGTGGATTTCGTAGCGTTCCACAGCCGCTGCCAGGGCCACGGGATCCGCCTCGTGCTCGAACTTGGGCGAGTGCACACCCACCGTCACCAGCACGTCGGAGTACTTCTCCTCCAGCGGGCGAAGCTCGTCCAGGACGTGCAGGCAGTTGATGCAGCAGAAGGTCCAGAAGTCCAGAAGCACGATCTTCCCGCGCAGGTCTTCCAGCCCGAGCTGGCGGCCGCCGGTGTTCAGCCAGTTGCGGCCCTCCAGGGCGGAGGCCCGCACCCGGTATCCGGTGCGCACAGTTTCAGTCATTAACGGTCTCCTTCAGAGCTGCTGGCATCCCGCTTGGCCAGATTGGCAAACATGTTGTTGTAAGCGGCCAGCTCAGCCTCATTATTCCTTTCGGCTGCCCGATCTTTACGCCGTGTTTCGCGGGCGTCAGTCCGGGACCACTGCAGCGCCACCCCAATGGCCACCATGACAGTGGGAATCTCGCCCAGGCCCCACATGATGGATCCGCCGAGCTGCTGGTCAGCGAGGGCCGACAGTCCCCAGTCCCGGCCCATGTTTCCAAAGTAGGAGGCCTGGATCAGGGAGGTTCCGCCCATGACCGCCACGCCGAAGAAGGCGTGGAAGGCCATCGTGGCCAGCAGGATCACCAGGCGCAGCGGATACGGCGCCCGGTAGGGCAGCGGGTCGATGCCGATCATGGTGAGGACAAAGATGTAGCCGGTCAGCAGGAAGTGCACAACCATCAGTTCGTGGCCCACATGCTGGCGCAGGGCGAACCCGAACAGCTCCGAGTAATAGAAGATCACGATGGACCCGGCAAAGTTGACGGCCGCGAAAATGGGGTTGGTGACCAGTTTGGAGAACCACGAGTGCACGCCGACGAGGATCCACTCCCGGATCCCGCGGGTGCCGTCCCCGCGCGGTGTCAGCGCCTTCAGCGCCAGTGTTACGGGGGCACCGAGCACCAGGAACAGCGGAACCACCATGGTCAGGGACATATGGGCCAGCATGTGGGTGCTGAAGAGCACCATGCCGTACACGGCAGGGGCACCGGACGTGACGTAGGTCAGCGCAGCAAGGCCAAACAGCCAGCACAGGGCACGAACAATTGACCACTTATCACCGCGGCGGCGCACCTTGACCATTCCGGCAATGTAGGAAATCGCCAGGACAAGCACGATCGCGACCCACAGCCAGTCGAAGCGCCACTCGGTGAGGTAGCGTTCATTCGTCAGTTCCGGCGGCAGGTCATATCCGGTGAGGATCCGCGCCGGCGACGCGTTGGCCGGCAGCTCCTCCGGCCGCGGGGTGGCGGTGCGGCCCAGGGCCACGGCCACGCCGGAGACAGCGGCCATGATCAGCAGTTCCACACCGATCAGCTGCCAGAGAATGCGGTTGGCGCTCTTCGCCCGGGGGCCGCCCTGCTCGTTGGAGCCTGCGGCGGAGCCGGGAATCTTGGCGGGCAGCTGGGGAATGATCCAGCGGCGGTGCAGGAACCCGATCACGCCCAGCAGCAGGGTTGCCGCGGCCTTGAAAATAACCAGACTCCCCCACTCGGAATTCAGCTGGGAAAGAGAAGTGATGCGCAGGGAGGCGTTGATGACGCCGGACAGGAAGACCAGCGCGAAGGCGAAACCGGCAAGGGCGGAGTAGCGGCGCAGCACCACGCCCGTAATGGGACCCAGCTGGCGCGAGACAACAGCCAGGACAATGAGTCCGCCAATCCACAGGCACACACCGGCCAGGTGCAGCCCGATGGAGTTCACGGCGGCACTGTGGTCGTCGCCGCCTGCTGAGTGGCCGACGAGCGCGATGGGGATGATGGCCCCGGCGGCCAGCACGGTGGTGGCGGCGAGACCGTTCAGGGACCGGACACCGAAGGCCAGGGTGGTGACCACTGCTGCAATGATGCTCACCGCCAACCAGGCGCGGCCGGTGGAGAAGTCGGTGACGAAGGCGCCAAGGCCCTGCGTGTAACTTGCCTCCGCGCTCAGCGGCAGGCCGGAGACATCCGAGTAGGTGAAGAGCAGCACGCCAACGGCGGCCAGCGTCCAGACCGCGGCGGCGAACCCTGCCAGTGACATGGCGCGGGCGAAGGCGGGGTGTTCCGGCTCATCCGCCCGGACCTTGCGGGACCGCGTGAACTTCAGCGACTTTGGCAGGATGGCGACTGAGAACACCAGCGCTCCAATGACCGCTGCCATGGCACCGTTCTGCACGGCCTTGACAACAGGCATGGCCCATCGGGTCAGTGCACCGGGGTCGGAAAGCTGCTGGGCCGCGGCGGCACCGGAGAAGACCAGCGCCCCGGCAAGGGCCGTGAACAGGACGGCAGCGGCGGCGGCGAGCCAGCCGCCCCGAACGGCTCCGGCAGACGTGGAAGCGCCGGACGGCAGGCGGGCGCCGGCGGTATCGGTGTTGGCAGTTTTAGGCACGATACCTATTCTCTACCCCCGGTAGAAATTTGGGCTAATTGCACAAAAAAGGCCGGCGCCCTCCGGCGCCGGCCCTTGCCTCAGGAACGGAGGTTACTTCTTGGTGGAGACAGCAGCCTTCAGCTTGGAGCCGGCGGTCAGCTTGACGCTGTGGCCTGCCGGGATCTGAATGGTTTCGCCGGTCTGCGGGTTGCGGCCCGTGCGGGCAGCGCGGTCAGTGCGCTCGACTGCGAGCCATCCGGGGATGGTGATCTTCTCGCCATTGGCAACGGAGGTTGCGAAGATGTCGAAGACAGCGTCGAGAACGCCGTTCACTGCCGTCTGGCTGTTGCCGGACTTCTCTGCCACTGCTGCAACAAGTTCACTGCGGTTCATAGCCAATTTATGTCCTCCTGGACTAGGTGTTAGCTCGAGCGGATCACGGATGCGAAACCGCCACTGTTGGAAACTTACCAGTCCGCGCCCGGAAATCAGGAAAAATCCGCTGTTTTTCGCGGTTTTTTCAGCTCTCAGCCCAGAAAAAGGTGCCATTTACCCCATCGAGGCCCTTAGCCTGTTTCCTTGCAACGGCGCGGATTTTACGCACACCCGCCGCCAAACAGCTCCGGGGCATGCAAAAGGGCGGCAACCCGCAGGTTGCCGCCCTTTTGAAAGCTTAGTTAAGCAGTGCTTACCAGCTGGACTTCTTCACGCCGGGCAGTTCGCCTGCGTGGGCCATGTTGCGGAAACGCACACGCGAGATACCGAACTTCTGGAGGGTACCGCGGGGGCGGCCATCAATCTGGTCACGGTTGCGAAGGCGTACCGGCGAGGCGTTGCGCGGAAGCTTCTGCAGGCCGAGGCGTGCAGCTTCGCGGGCTTCGTCGGTAGCGTTCGGATCCACCAGGGTCTTCTTCAGTTCGAGGCGCTTCGCAGCGTAGCGCTCAACAATGACCTTGCGCTGCTCATTGCGGGCAATCTTTGACTTCTTTGCCATTCTTAGCGCTCCTCACGGAATTCGACGTGCTGGCGGACCTTGGGGTCGTACTTCTTCAGGACCATGCGGTCCGGGTCGTTACGACGGTTCTTGCGGGTCACGTAGGTGTACCCGGTGCCGGCGGTCGACTTCAGCTTGATGATCGGACGTACGTCCTTGTCCTTAGCCACTAGAGCTTCACACCCTTCGCGATAAGGTCAGTGATGACGGCGTCGATACCGCGCACGTCAATCGTCTTGATGCCGCGGGCCGAAACCTGCAGC
This genomic interval from Arthrobacter sunyaminii contains the following:
- the rpmG gene encoding 50S ribosomal protein L33, giving the protein MAKDKDVRPIIKLKSTAGTGYTYVTRKNRRNDPDRMVLKKYDPKVRQHVEFREER
- a CDS encoding HU family DNA-binding protein, which translates into the protein MAMNRSELVAAVAEKSGNSQTAVNGVLDAVFDIFATSVANGEKITIPGWLAVERTDRAARTGRNPQTGETIQIPAGHSVKLTAGSKLKAAVSTKK
- a CDS encoding cytochrome c oxidase assembly protein: MPKTANTDTAGARLPSGASTSAGAVRGGWLAAAAAVLFTALAGALVFSGAAAAQQLSDPGALTRWAMPVVKAVQNGAMAAVIGALVFSVAILPKSLKFTRSRKVRADEPEHPAFARAMSLAGFAAAVWTLAAVGVLLFTYSDVSGLPLSAEASYTQGLGAFVTDFSTGRAWLAVSIIAAVVTTLAFGVRSLNGLAATTVLAAGAIIPIALVGHSAGGDDHSAAVNSIGLHLAGVCLWIGGLIVLAVVSRQLGPITGVVLRRYSALAGFAFALVFLSGVINASLRITSLSQLNSEWGSLVIFKAAATLLLGVIGFLHRRWIIPQLPAKIPGSAAGSNEQGGPRAKSANRILWQLIGVELLIMAAVSGVAVALGRTATPRPEELPANASPARILTGYDLPPELTNERYLTEWRFDWLWVAIVLVLAISYIAGMVKVRRRGDKWSIVRALCWLFGLAALTYVTSGAPAVYGMVLFSTHMLAHMSLTMVVPLFLVLGAPVTLALKALTPRGDGTRGIREWILVGVHSWFSKLVTNPIFAAVNFAGSIVIFYYSELFGFALRQHVGHELMVVHFLLTGYIFVLTMIGIDPLPYRAPYPLRLVILLATMAFHAFFGVAVMGGTSLIQASYFGNMGRDWGLSALADQQLGGSIMWGLGEIPTVMVAIGVALQWSRTDARETRRKDRAAERNNEAELAAYNNMFANLAKRDASSSEGDR
- the rpsN gene encoding 30S ribosomal protein S14 produces the protein MAKKSKIARNEQRKVIVERYAAKRLELKKTLVDPNATDEAREAARLGLQKLPRNASPVRLRNRDQIDGRPRGTLQKFGISRVRFRNMAHAGELPGVKKSSW